A portion of the Oxynema aestuarii AP17 genome contains these proteins:
- a CDS encoding glycosyl transferase: MSRPTLYIAITNHGFGHAVRAASVAAEIQRLNPEILLVLVTTAPRWLLESYIPGDFIVRPRGLDVGVIQSDSIQMDKNATLAKLREVRKRQNEIIAAEVNFIKLNRVGLVLGDIPPLAAPIARAAGIPGWMLGNFGWDFIYRPWGGEFEAIADWIGECFHQCDLLFRLPFCEPMSAFPHHTEVGLTGGTPRYDLDAIRAHWHLKAPPEKTVLLTFGGLGLDRIPYQNLAQFPDWQFLSFDAKAPDLPNLIKISRDGSDMGNPDSVFQHIRPVDFMPLCGRVISKPGYSTFAEACRLEIPIVSLTREDFAESPILVEALRNNAYHKVVTPAEFFEGEWDFLRQPLDPPRESNQILKDGSLAIARAVVNHFATHSPPPHPQ, encoded by the coding sequence GTGTCTCGACCTACTCTCTACATCGCCATTACCAACCACGGTTTCGGTCATGCCGTTCGCGCCGCCTCCGTCGCTGCCGAAATTCAACGACTCAATCCCGAAATCTTGCTCGTCCTGGTGACCACGGCCCCGCGTTGGTTGCTCGAATCTTATATCCCAGGGGATTTTATCGTGCGTCCCCGGGGGTTGGACGTCGGCGTGATTCAGTCCGACAGCATCCAAATGGATAAAAATGCAACCCTCGCCAAACTGCGCGAGGTCCGGAAACGACAAAACGAAATTATTGCCGCAGAAGTTAATTTTATCAAACTGAATCGGGTGGGATTGGTTCTCGGCGATATTCCGCCGTTAGCGGCACCGATCGCCCGTGCGGCGGGGATTCCCGGGTGGATGCTCGGTAATTTCGGCTGGGATTTCATCTATCGACCGTGGGGGGGCGAATTTGAGGCGATCGCCGATTGGATTGGCGAGTGTTTCCATCAATGCGATTTGCTATTTCGCCTGCCTTTTTGCGAACCGATGAGCGCTTTTCCCCACCATACCGAAGTTGGATTGACCGGGGGGACGCCGCGTTACGATCTCGACGCCATCCGCGCTCATTGGCACTTAAAGGCGCCCCCAGAAAAAACCGTTTTACTCACCTTTGGCGGTTTGGGACTCGATCGCATTCCTTATCAAAATTTAGCCCAGTTTCCGGACTGGCAATTTCTCAGTTTTGATGCTAAAGCTCCGGATTTACCAAACTTAATTAAAATTAGTCGAGACGGATCGGATATGGGCAATCCCGATTCTGTTTTTCAACATATTCGTCCCGTCGATTTTATGCCCTTATGCGGGCGGGTCATTTCCAAACCGGGATATAGTACCTTTGCCGAAGCGTGTCGCTTAGAAATCCCGATTGTTTCCCTGACCCGAGAAGATTTTGCAGAATCGCCGATTTTAGTGGAAGCTTTGAGAAATAACGCTTACCATAAAGTTGTGACCCCAGCAGAATTTTTCGAGGGAGAGTGGGATTTTCTGCGCCAACCGCTCGATCCCCCTCGTGAATCCAATCAAATTTTAAAAGATGGATCCCTCGCGATCGCGCGTGCTGTCGTCAACCATTTTGCGACTCACTCACCGCCTCCTCACCCACAATGA
- a CDS encoding aminotransferase class V-fold PLP-dependent enzyme has translation MTDPLTRIEEYRSQFSALANKAYFNYGGQGPLPQQALEAIAQSYRDIQQLGPFSGQTNAWIVREATATREAIAVELGVPPHTITLTENVSVGCNIVLWGLPWQAGDGILITDCEHPSIVAAVRELQRRFRLEVTVCPLRETLNRGNPVEVLAQHLTSHTRLIVLSHILWNTGQVLPLDRLVRVCHDWGAQSMHSRKAKVLVDAAQSVGVLPLKLARSDVDFYAFTGHKWWCGPEGLGGLYISSEAATSLHPTFIGWRGIEVNETGEPIRFKPDGRVFEVATSAYPLYAGLRSAIAVHHQWGTAEERYQKICDRSKLLWEKLQNFPEVHCLRTSPPECGLVSFQLSSNPEERTKLHRELVKFLEREQQVMVRTILNPNCVRACVHYFTTDREIEQLAIGIDRFLRQF, from the coding sequence ATGACCGATCCTTTGACCCGTATCGAAGAATACCGAAGTCAATTTTCAGCCCTCGCGAATAAAGCCTATTTTAACTATGGCGGTCAAGGTCCACTGCCGCAACAGGCATTAGAGGCGATCGCCCAGTCTTATCGAGATATCCAACAACTCGGGCCGTTCTCGGGACAAACCAACGCCTGGATCGTGCGCGAAGCGACCGCGACCCGGGAGGCGATCGCCGTCGAACTCGGCGTCCCTCCCCACACCATTACCTTGACCGAAAATGTGAGCGTCGGCTGCAATATCGTCTTGTGGGGTCTCCCCTGGCAAGCCGGAGACGGTATTTTAATCACCGATTGCGAACATCCGAGCATCGTGGCTGCCGTTCGGGAGTTGCAGCGCCGTTTTCGCCTGGAAGTGACGGTCTGTCCCTTGAGAGAAACCCTCAATCGGGGCAATCCCGTTGAAGTGCTAGCCCAGCACCTCACTTCACATACACGACTGATCGTTCTCAGTCATATTTTATGGAATACAGGTCAAGTCTTGCCCCTCGATCGCCTCGTGCGGGTCTGCCACGATTGGGGCGCCCAAAGTATGCACTCGCGCAAAGCAAAAGTCTTAGTCGATGCCGCTCAATCCGTCGGCGTCCTCCCCTTAAAACTGGCTCGATCCGATGTCGATTTTTATGCCTTTACCGGACATAAATGGTGGTGCGGTCCCGAAGGCTTGGGAGGACTTTATATCAGTTCCGAAGCTGCAACCAGTTTGCATCCGACCTTTATCGGGTGGCGGGGGATTGAGGTGAACGAAACCGGAGAACCGATCCGCTTCAAACCCGACGGACGGGTATTTGAGGTGGCCACTTCCGCCTATCCTTTATATGCAGGACTGCGATCGGCGATCGCCGTTCACCACCAATGGGGAACCGCCGAAGAACGTTACCAAAAAATCTGCGATCGCAGTAAATTGCTCTGGGAAAAACTTCAAAATTTCCCGGAAGTTCACTGCCTGCGAACGTCCCCTCCCGAATGCGGCTTAGTGTCCTTTCAACTCTCCTCAAACCCGGAAGAAAGAACCAAACTGCATCGAGAATTAGTCAAATTCTTAGAACGAGAACAGCAAGTTATGGTTAGAACTATCCTCAATCCCAACTGTGTTCGAGCCTGCGTTCATTATTTCACCACCGATCGAGAAATCGAGCAGCTCGCGATCGGGATCGATCGATTTTTACGTCAATTTTGA